The Deltaproteobacteria bacterium genome window below encodes:
- the tsaE gene encoding tRNA (adenosine(37)-N6)-threonylcarbamoyltransferase complex ATPase subunit type 1 TsaE, with product MEEAFTYLTTSPEETERIGEGLSEKLRAGDCVALTGELGGGKTRFVRGMARGLGAKGAVKSPSFTILNIYEGGRLPLYHMDLYRIMGEEEFLFAGLEEYVHGKGVAVIEWAERAPLLLRDCRITVRFRYVSDTEREIELRIKDDAGKHGKPVL from the coding sequence ATGGAAGAGGCATTCACATACCTGACGACCTCCCCTGAAGAGACAGAGCGCATCGGAGAAGGACTTTCAGAAAAGCTCAGGGCAGGGGACTGTGTAGCGCTTACCGGCGAGCTCGGCGGCGGCAAGACCCGTTTCGTAAGGGGAATGGCCAGGGGGCTGGGCGCAAAAGGGGCGGTTAAAAGCCCGAGCTTCACGATCCTCAATATCTACGAGGGGGGGAGGCTACCCCTCTATCACATGGACCTCTACAGGATAATGGGAGAGGAGGAGTTCCTTTTCGCCGGGCTTGAGGAATATGTCCACGGAAAGGGAGTCGCCGTCATCGAATGGGCCGAGCGTGCGCCCTTGCTCCTCCGTGATTGCAGGATAACGGTCCGGTTCAGGTACGTCTCGGATACCGAGAGGGAGATCGAGCTTCGGATAAAAGACGACGCTGGAAAGCATGGAAAGCCTGTGTTATAA
- a CDS encoding NAD(P)H-hydrate dehydratase — protein MKAADSETIRKVDMAALEKYGITGLQLMENAGRGVAEIVLKAATPGRVAVFAGKGNNGGDGYVAARHLRNSGRDTVVYSLCRMEELLGDAGMNAGIWRDMGGEVREVLSSADLDSASSSIRHSAVIVDAIFGTGLETEISGIHASAIEFVNSLRKKTIAVDIPSGIDATTGNVLGRAVMADITATMAMPKLGLLLYPGRNYAGRVEVIDIGVPRELIEDGGIKWNLLTGADIRKTLRPRRPESHKSTHGHLLVLAGSPGMTGAAYMAAVSAMRAGAGLATLGVPERLNNIMEAKTTEVMSLGLPETPEGTLGTLSFEAIKKLLPGKTAVVVGPGMRSSEEVRRLIEMLLHEVRVPVVIDADGLNSFGPGIAAVKREGLNIVLTPHPGEMARLLGRSAAEVQSDRIGAAEELASLTGATVVLKGAATIIAGPSGEIHINQTGNPGLATAGTGDVLAGMLGGLLAQGYPPIQAACATTYIHGLAGDEVKRAQGELGMMAMDLVPVIPRLMNSFIDHA, from the coding sequence AAATCGTGCTGAAGGCGGCTACGCCGGGCCGGGTGGCCGTTTTCGCCGGCAAGGGGAATAACGGCGGCGACGGTTACGTGGCTGCCAGGCACTTGAGGAACTCGGGGCGCGATACTGTCGTCTATTCCCTTTGCAGGATGGAAGAGCTTCTCGGTGACGCCGGAATGAACGCCGGAATATGGCGGGATATGGGCGGCGAGGTACGGGAGGTCCTCTCAAGCGCGGACCTCGACTCGGCCAGTTCCTCGATAAGGCATTCGGCCGTAATCGTTGACGCGATATTCGGGACAGGGCTTGAAACGGAGATTTCAGGGATACACGCAAGCGCGATAGAATTCGTCAACTCTCTCCGAAAAAAGACCATAGCTGTCGACATCCCTTCAGGCATAGACGCCACGACCGGCAATGTATTGGGGCGTGCCGTGATGGCCGATATCACGGCAACCATGGCAATGCCCAAGCTCGGCCTTCTCCTGTATCCTGGCAGGAACTATGCCGGAAGGGTCGAGGTAATAGACATAGGGGTCCCGCGCGAGCTCATAGAAGATGGCGGCATAAAATGGAATCTCCTTACCGGGGCTGATATAAGAAAGACCCTGAGGCCCAGGAGGCCCGAGTCCCATAAATCCACCCACGGCCACCTCCTTGTGCTCGCGGGCTCGCCGGGCATGACCGGGGCCGCTTACATGGCGGCTGTTTCCGCCATGCGGGCCGGGGCAGGGCTTGCTACCCTCGGCGTTCCGGAACGACTCAATAATATCATGGAGGCAAAGACGACCGAGGTGATGAGCCTGGGGCTTCCGGAGACCCCGGAAGGGACTCTGGGCACGCTTTCCTTCGAGGCAATAAAAAAGCTCCTCCCCGGTAAGACCGCAGTGGTAGTCGGCCCGGGCATGAGGAGTTCGGAGGAAGTAAGGCGCCTTATAGAGATGCTCCTTCACGAGGTCCGGGTCCCGGTCGTCATAGACGCCGACGGGCTCAACTCCTTCGGCCCGGGGATAGCCGCTGTCAAAAGAGAGGGCCTGAATATAGTCCTGACCCCGCACCCCGGTGAGATGGCAAGGCTACTCGGGAGGAGCGCGGCCGAGGTCCAGTCAGACAGGATAGGAGCCGCGGAAGAGCTCGCCAGCTTAACGGGAGCTACGGTCGTCCTCAAAGGCGCGGCAACCATCATAGCCGGCCCTTCTGGCGAGATTCATATAAACCAGACCGGGAACCCCGGCCTAGCCACCGCTGGAACGGGCGACGTGCTCGCGGGCATGCTCGGCGGCCTCCTTGCCCAGGGATACCCGCCGATACAGGCCGCGTGCGCGACTACCTATATCCACGGACTTGCCGGGGACGAGGTGAAGAGGGCGCAGGGCGAGCTCGGGATGATGGCCATGGACCTCGTGCCGGTCATACCCAGGCTCATGAACTCCTTCATAGACCACGCCTGA
- the lpdA gene encoding dihydrolipoyl dehydrogenase: protein MREFDIVVVGAGPGGYVAAIRAAQLGAKTALVERDRIGGTCLNWGCIPTKALYYSAKALESAKHAADFGVNAGEISFDLAKAVERKDGVVKKLVGGVEQLLKGNKVEVIKGNGFLESAVRVRVTNNGSTETVAAKSIIVATGSEPAMIPAFNIDRKDVLTSTEMLDLKKVPESLLVIGGGVMGCEFATLFSAFGSRVMIVELLSSILTTEDKMVSRVIAKKFKETGVNVLTDVQVEAVIPEDGCVKTRLKDGREFMTEKVMVAIGRSFNSSGIGLDALGVNIEKGRIAVDERMETNVKGVYAIGDVTGKMLLAHVASTQGIVAVSAALGKDARMDYSVIPAGIFTDPEIASVGLREKDAEEKGIDVRVGRFPYAASGKALGMGETEGFVQMVADPGTDKVLGCSIVGAHATDLIGEAALAMKAGVTVKELAETVHAHPTLPELVMEAAEDVHGLAIHKIGRKR, encoded by the coding sequence GTGCGAGAGTTCGATATCGTTGTAGTCGGGGCCGGGCCAGGCGGCTATGTCGCGGCAATAAGGGCCGCGCAGCTCGGGGCCAAAACCGCCCTTGTCGAAAGGGACAGGATAGGCGGCACGTGCCTCAACTGGGGCTGCATACCGACGAAGGCCCTGTACTATTCGGCAAAGGCCCTGGAAAGCGCAAAACACGCGGCTGATTTCGGCGTGAACGCCGGTGAAATATCCTTCGACCTCGCCAAGGCCGTCGAGAGAAAGGACGGCGTCGTAAAAAAGCTCGTCGGAGGGGTCGAGCAGCTTCTCAAGGGCAACAAGGTAGAGGTCATAAAGGGTAACGGCTTCCTTGAGTCTGCCGTAAGGGTGAGGGTCACGAATAACGGCTCGACCGAGACCGTTGCGGCGAAATCCATAATCGTCGCCACAGGCTCCGAGCCCGCGATGATACCGGCCTTCAATATCGACCGGAAGGACGTCCTTACCTCGACCGAGATGCTGGACCTCAAGAAGGTGCCGGAGTCGCTCCTCGTAATAGGCGGCGGAGTCATGGGCTGCGAGTTCGCGACCCTTTTCTCCGCGTTCGGCAGCAGGGTAATGATAGTCGAGCTCCTCTCCTCCATACTCACTACCGAGGACAAGATGGTCTCGAGGGTCATAGCCAAAAAATTCAAGGAGACCGGCGTAAACGTCCTTACCGACGTGCAGGTCGAGGCCGTCATCCCCGAGGACGGCTGCGTAAAGACCAGGCTCAAGGACGGGCGCGAGTTCATGACCGAGAAGGTCATGGTCGCCATAGGCCGCTCGTTCAACTCGTCCGGCATAGGGCTTGACGCCCTGGGCGTGAATATTGAAAAGGGCAGGATAGCGGTGGACGAGCGCATGGAGACCAACGTCAAGGGCGTCTACGCCATAGGCGACGTCACCGGCAAGATGCTACTTGCGCACGTGGCCTCTACCCAGGGCATCGTTGCCGTAAGCGCCGCGCTCGGCAAGGACGCCAGGATGGATTATTCCGTGATACCGGCCGGGATATTCACCGACCCTGAGATAGCGAGCGTGGGCCTAAGGGAAAAGGACGCGGAGGAAAAGGGCATTGATGTAAGGGTCGGCAGGTTCCCGTACGCGGCGAGCGGCAAGGCCCTCGGCATGGGCGAGACCGAAGGTTTCGTGCAGATGGTCGCGGACCCCGGGACCGACAAGGTCCTCGGCTGCTCGATTGTGGGCGCACACGCGACGGACCTCATAGGCGAGGCCGCGCTCGCCATGAAGGCCGGGGTCACGGTAAAGGAGCTGGCCGAAACGGTCCACGCGCACCCGACCCTTCCTGAGCTCGTCATGGAGGCCGCCGAGGACGTGCACGGCCTGGCTATTCATAAGATTGGAAGAAAGAGGTAG